From one Rhizobium lentis genomic stretch:
- a CDS encoding NAD-dependent epimerase/dehydratase family protein: MRYFITGTAGFIGFHLARRLLQEGHEVTGFDGLTPYYNVKLKEMRHAALSQFPAFKPVISMLEDRPALEAAVSAAEPDILIHLAAQAGVRYSLENPEAYIHSNVEGSWNIMEIARRVEIRHLMLASTSSIYGANATVPFHETDRADEPLTIYAATKKSMELMAHSYAHLHKIPTTAFRFFTVYGPWGRPDMALFKFAKNMLEGQPIEIYGEGNMSRDFTYIDDLIEAIVRLSAIAPSEENRLDNVAVETLSRQAPFRVVNIGGGQPVSLMDFVETVEKALGRPAIRKMLAMQKGDVPRTFAAPDLLVALTGYKPDTTLDVGVKAFVEWYVDVQGELNA; this comes from the coding sequence ATGCGCTACTTCATTACAGGCACGGCCGGTTTCATCGGTTTTCATCTGGCCAGACGCCTGCTGCAGGAAGGGCACGAGGTAACGGGCTTCGACGGCCTCACCCCCTATTACAATGTCAAGCTCAAGGAGATGCGCCATGCGGCTCTCTCCCAGTTTCCGGCCTTCAAACCGGTCATCTCAATGCTCGAGGACCGGCCGGCGCTGGAGGCGGCAGTCTCCGCGGCCGAGCCCGACATCCTGATCCACCTCGCCGCGCAGGCGGGTGTGCGCTACAGCCTGGAAAATCCCGAGGCCTATATTCATTCGAACGTCGAAGGCTCCTGGAACATCATGGAGATCGCGCGGCGCGTCGAAATCCGCCACCTGATGCTCGCCTCGACATCATCGATCTACGGCGCCAATGCGACCGTTCCCTTCCATGAGACCGACCGCGCCGACGAGCCCTTGACCATTTATGCGGCAACGAAGAAATCGATGGAATTGATGGCGCACAGCTATGCCCATCTGCACAAGATTCCGACGACGGCCTTTCGCTTCTTCACCGTCTACGGTCCGTGGGGCCGTCCCGATATGGCGCTGTTCAAATTCGCCAAGAACATGCTCGAAGGCCAGCCGATAGAGATTTACGGCGAAGGCAATATGAGCCGTGACTTCACCTATATCGACGATCTCATCGAAGCGATCGTCCGGTTGTCGGCGATTGCCCCGAGCGAGGAGAATCGTCTCGATAACGTCGCCGTGGAAACGCTGTCGCGCCAGGCGCCCTTCCGCGTCGTCAATATCGGCGGCGGCCAGCCGGTCAGCCTGATGGATTTCGTCGAAACGGTGGAAAAGGCGCTTGGCCGTCCTGCCATCCGCAAGATGCTGGCGATGCAGAAGGGCGACGTGCCGCGCACCTTCGCCGCTCCCGATCTGCTCGTCGCACTGACCGGATACAAGCCGGATACGACACTGGACGTCGGCGTGAAGGCCTTCGTCGAGTGGTATGTCGACGTACAGGGCGAGCTTAACGCCTAA
- a CDS encoding CerR family C-terminal domain-containing protein, translating into MTQDNDNQNPPASARAEIARQKMLTAALDVFGRYGFDGASTRQLTEAAGVNLQAIPYYFGSKEGLYIATAEYLMMQIDTHVSGMRARIGAHLMALDAAGKPLGEADARRLLTEVLQTMVTLFVAEESEPWARFLIREQMEPTEAFKRVYQGLMRPMIEMGRRLVGAILGDDPASEHVRLRTFNLVGSILVFRFARAAVLAQMEWDTFGPKQVELLRGLAAELVDVIGPSKGGAA; encoded by the coding sequence ATGACCCAAGATAACGACAACCAAAATCCGCCGGCTTCCGCCCGTGCAGAGATCGCGCGCCAGAAGATGTTGACCGCCGCTCTCGACGTCTTCGGTCGCTACGGTTTCGATGGCGCCTCGACGCGCCAGTTGACCGAAGCCGCCGGCGTCAACCTGCAGGCCATCCCCTATTATTTCGGCAGCAAGGAAGGCCTCTACATCGCCACCGCCGAATATCTGATGATGCAGATCGATACGCATGTCAGCGGCATGAGGGCGCGCATCGGCGCGCATCTCATGGCCCTCGACGCGGCCGGCAAGCCGCTTGGCGAAGCCGACGCCCGGCGTCTCCTAACCGAAGTTCTCCAGACCATGGTGACGCTCTTCGTCGCTGAGGAATCCGAGCCCTGGGCCCGCTTCCTGATCCGCGAGCAGATGGAGCCGACCGAGGCTTTCAAGCGCGTCTATCAGGGCCTCATGCGGCCGATGATCGAAATGGGCCGGCGCCTGGTCGGCGCCATTCTTGGCGACGACCCGGCATCCGAGCATGTACGCCTGCGCACGTTCAATCTCGTCGGCAGCATCCTCGTCTTCCGCTTTGCCCGCGCGGCCGTTCTCGCCCAGATGGAATGGGACACCTTCGGCCCGAAACAGGTGGAACTGTTGCGCGGCCTTGCCGCCGAACTGGTCGATGTCATCGGCCCATCGAAAGGAGGTGCGGCATGA
- the hlyD gene encoding secretion protein HlyD translates to MKRILPLAVLLLVAAGAAAWWYGLPERLGWLPEARREFVLYGNVDIRQVSLGFRVSGRVSELRVDEGDLVKSGTVLAKLDAAPYELAVRSAEANAAALRATLDKLKAGPRPTEIAQARAAYEESLADLQNANLAYDRARQLRPQGTISEASLDQATAAKAMAAARSQSANEALKLLQEGSRVEDIAAAEAQLKAAEATLASARTSFADTELRAPNDGVILSRVREIGAIVSPADTVFVLSLTEPVWVRSYVAEPDLGRIHPGMKVSVASDTAPDKPYEGTIGFISPVAEFTPKSVETPELRTDLVYRLRIVIDRPGQDLRQGMPVTVHLPTPAADRQ, encoded by the coding sequence ATGAAACGCATCCTTCCCCTCGCAGTTCTTCTCCTCGTGGCGGCAGGTGCCGCCGCCTGGTGGTACGGCCTGCCCGAAAGGCTCGGCTGGCTCCCCGAGGCACGCCGCGAGTTCGTCCTTTATGGCAACGTCGATATCCGCCAGGTATCGCTCGGCTTCCGCGTCAGCGGACGCGTCTCCGAACTTCGCGTCGACGAGGGCGACCTCGTCAAGAGCGGAACGGTTCTCGCAAAACTCGACGCCGCGCCCTATGAACTTGCCGTCCGGTCGGCGGAAGCCAATGCCGCCGCCCTTCGCGCCACGCTCGACAAGCTGAAGGCAGGCCCGCGACCGACCGAGATTGCCCAGGCGCGCGCCGCCTATGAGGAGAGCCTTGCTGACCTGCAGAATGCCAACCTTGCCTACGACCGCGCCCGCCAGCTTCGCCCGCAGGGCACGATTTCCGAGGCCAGCCTCGATCAGGCGACTGCCGCAAAGGCGATGGCCGCCGCCCGCTCCCAGTCCGCCAACGAGGCGCTGAAGCTGCTGCAGGAAGGCTCGCGGGTCGAGGATATCGCCGCAGCCGAGGCCCAGTTGAAAGCAGCCGAGGCAACACTGGCCTCGGCCCGCACCTCCTTCGCCGACACGGAACTGCGCGCGCCGAACGACGGCGTCATCCTCTCGCGTGTCCGGGAAATCGGCGCGATCGTCTCGCCGGCCGATACCGTCTTCGTGTTGTCGCTGACCGAGCCCGTCTGGGTGCGCAGCTATGTGGCAGAGCCCGATCTAGGCCGCATCCACCCGGGCATGAAGGTTTCCGTCGCCTCCGATACGGCGCCGGACAAGCCCTATGAAGGCACGATCGGCTTCATTTCACCGGTCGCCGAGTTCACCCCGAAATCAGTGGAGACGCCGGAACTCAGGACCGATCTCGTCTATCGCCTGAGGATCGTCATCGACAGGCCCGGCCAGGATCTGCGCCAGGGCATGCCGGTTACGGTGCATCTTCCGACACCTGCGGCAGACAGACAATGA
- a CDS encoding ATP-binding cassette domain-containing protein, whose translation MTAGESGRDDKPLVRIDAVTKRFGDAPPALDAVSGMIAGGAITGLVGPDGAGKTTLIRLMTGLMLPDAGMVEVLGFDTRKNAAGIQAAIGYMPQRFGLYEDLSVQENLDLYADLRGLPKSERPGAFDELLTFTDLKRFTSRLAGKLSGGMKQKLGLACALLKKPRLLLLDEPGVGVDPISRRDLWKMVENLTKEGIGVLWSTAYLDEAEACDHVLLLNQGKLLFSGKPEEMTARVNDRVFRVSGVKGRRRQVLAELLQADGVIDGVIQGEAIRLVAARDSKPDIGKGDDGESLVPAPPRFEDAFVDMLGGGPGGRSRLAEAQALLKVEGDRPVIEATGLSKRFGDFTAADNISFHIHRGEIFGLLGPNGAGKSTTFKMLCGLLKPTSGEGRVAGFDLRRDAAEARNHLGYMAQKFSLYGDLTVMQNLEFFAGVYGLRGQRRREKIALMSDIFDFGRHARQAAKDLPLGLKQRLALACAVMHEPRALFLDEPTSGVDPITRREFWTHINGLVEKGVTVLVTTHFMDEAEYCDRISLIYRGRSIALGSPDELKARVVTKDEPDPTMEDAFIALVQQSETEDAA comes from the coding sequence ATGACCGCCGGCGAAAGCGGCCGGGACGATAAGCCGCTCGTCCGGATCGACGCCGTCACTAAGCGCTTCGGCGACGCTCCTCCTGCCCTCGACGCCGTCTCCGGTATGATTGCCGGCGGCGCGATCACCGGTCTCGTCGGCCCGGACGGCGCCGGCAAGACGACGCTGATCCGACTGATGACCGGCCTGATGCTGCCAGATGCGGGAATGGTGGAGGTGCTCGGCTTCGATACAAGGAAGAACGCCGCCGGCATCCAGGCGGCAATCGGCTACATGCCGCAGCGCTTCGGCCTCTATGAAGACCTCTCGGTGCAGGAAAATCTCGATCTCTACGCCGACCTGCGCGGCCTGCCGAAGAGCGAACGTCCTGGCGCATTCGACGAACTCCTGACCTTCACCGATCTCAAGCGTTTCACCAGCCGGCTCGCTGGAAAACTTTCCGGCGGCATGAAGCAGAAGCTTGGCCTTGCCTGCGCGCTTCTGAAAAAACCGCGCCTGCTGCTGCTCGACGAGCCGGGTGTCGGCGTCGATCCGATCTCACGCCGTGACCTCTGGAAGATGGTCGAGAACCTGACAAAGGAAGGTATCGGAGTGCTCTGGTCGACCGCCTATCTGGACGAGGCAGAAGCCTGCGACCATGTGTTGCTGCTCAACCAGGGAAAGCTGCTCTTCTCGGGAAAGCCGGAGGAGATGACCGCCCGCGTTAACGACCGCGTCTTCCGGGTGTCCGGCGTCAAAGGCCGCCGCCGGCAGGTACTTGCCGAACTCCTGCAAGCCGACGGCGTCATCGACGGCGTAATCCAGGGCGAAGCGATCCGCCTGGTCGCAGCCAGGGACAGCAAGCCCGATATCGGCAAAGGCGATGACGGCGAGTCGCTTGTCCCTGCCCCGCCGCGCTTCGAGGATGCCTTCGTCGACATGCTGGGCGGTGGCCCGGGCGGACGCTCCAGGCTGGCCGAAGCGCAAGCGCTACTGAAGGTTGAGGGCGACAGGCCGGTAATCGAAGCCACGGGCCTGTCCAAGCGCTTCGGCGATTTCACCGCCGCTGACAATATCAGCTTCCATATCCACCGTGGCGAGATCTTCGGGCTGCTCGGGCCGAACGGCGCCGGCAAGTCCACAACCTTCAAGATGCTCTGCGGCCTGTTGAAGCCGACCAGCGGCGAAGGCCGCGTCGCCGGTTTCGATCTTCGCCGTGATGCCGCCGAAGCACGCAATCACCTCGGCTACATGGCGCAGAAATTCTCGCTCTACGGCGATCTCACCGTCATGCAGAATCTGGAATTTTTCGCCGGGGTTTATGGTCTTCGCGGCCAGCGCCGGCGCGAGAAGATCGCGCTGATGTCCGATATTTTCGATTTCGGCCGCCACGCCCGTCAAGCTGCCAAGGATCTGCCGCTCGGCCTGAAGCAGCGCCTGGCGCTGGCCTGCGCCGTCATGCATGAGCCGCGCGCCCTCTTCCTCGATGAACCGACCTCCGGCGTCGATCCGATCACCCGCCGCGAATTCTGGACGCATATCAACGGCTTGGTTGAAAAGGGCGTCACCGTGCTCGTCACCACCCATTTCATGGACGAGGCGGAATATTGCGACCGCATCTCGCTGATCTATCGCGGTCGCTCGATCGCGCTCGGTTCTCCCGACGAATTGAAAGCCCGGGTCGTAACAAAGGATGAGCCGGATCCGACGATGGAGGACGCCTTTATCGCGCTGGTGCAGCAGTCGGAAACGGAGGATGCCGCATGA
- a CDS encoding ABC transporter permease produces the protein MIASPLQSKLGRLRRLFALVRKESFQAVRDPSSILIAFVLPLILLFLFGYGVSLDTARTRIGLVTEEITPLTQDLSASFRASRYFDVAIGRDRRPFEEDLVLGKVRGIVVIPADFTTRYTARNGPDIQVIVDGSDPNTANFVQNYAQGAVANWEHQRQADVAASRPAVTVEQRFWFNPELTSRNFLVPGSIAIVMTLVGTLLTSLVVAREWERGTMEAMMATPVTAVELLAGKILPYFLLGLTSMTLCVLLAVFLFGVPFRGSVAALYTLSAAFLIPALGQGLLISTATKNQFLASQLALISAFLPAFLLSGFLFEINSMPTIIQWITFIVPARYLIPSLQTVFLAGDIWPMFAQAIAVMLTIGGIMFTLAARSTRKRIG, from the coding sequence ATGATCGCTTCCCCCCTTCAATCCAAACTTGGCCGACTCAGGCGTCTTTTTGCCCTTGTACGCAAGGAAAGCTTCCAGGCGGTCCGCGATCCGAGCAGCATCCTCATCGCCTTTGTACTGCCGCTGATCCTGCTCTTTCTCTTCGGCTACGGCGTCTCCCTCGATACCGCGCGCACCCGAATCGGTCTCGTGACCGAGGAGATCACGCCGCTGACGCAGGACCTTTCGGCCAGTTTCCGGGCCTCGCGCTATTTCGATGTGGCGATCGGCCGCGACCGGCGCCCGTTCGAGGAAGATCTCGTGCTCGGCAAGGTGCGCGGCATCGTCGTCATTCCGGCCGATTTCACGACGCGCTACACCGCCCGCAACGGTCCGGACATCCAGGTGATCGTCGACGGCTCCGACCCTAATACCGCGAATTTCGTCCAGAACTACGCACAAGGCGCCGTTGCCAACTGGGAGCACCAGAGACAGGCGGACGTCGCCGCTTCCAGACCCGCCGTCACGGTCGAGCAGCGCTTCTGGTTCAATCCGGAGCTCACCAGCCGCAACTTCCTCGTGCCGGGTTCGATCGCCATCGTCATGACGCTGGTCGGTACACTGCTGACCTCGCTCGTCGTCGCCCGCGAATGGGAGCGTGGCACGATGGAGGCGATGATGGCGACGCCAGTGACGGCGGTCGAGCTGCTCGCCGGCAAGATCCTGCCCTATTTCCTGCTCGGCCTCACCTCAATGACGCTCTGCGTGCTGCTGGCGGTCTTTCTCTTCGGCGTGCCGTTCCGCGGCTCCGTCGCCGCCCTTTACACCCTGTCGGCCGCCTTCCTGATCCCAGCGCTGGGGCAAGGCCTGTTGATCTCGACGGCGACGAAGAACCAGTTCCTCGCCTCGCAGCTGGCACTGATCTCCGCCTTCCTGCCGGCCTTTCTGCTGTCGGGCTTCCTGTTCGAGATCAATTCCATGCCCACGATCATCCAGTGGATCACCTTCATCGTGCCGGCGCGTTACCTGATCCCCAGCCTGCAGACGGTGTTTCTCGCCGGCGACATCTGGCCGATGTTTGCTCAAGCAATCGCCGTCATGCTCACGATCGGCGGCATCATGTTCACGCTGGCGGCCCGCAGCACCCGAAAGAGGATCGGCTGA
- a CDS encoding ABC transporter permease — MGWTRLYALIVKELLAVLRDPKGRAILIGPPIVQLLVFSYAATLEVRNVDVMILNRDSGHWSQELIERIDGSPTFRTIEIAADQAEVRVAIDNQTVIAAIEIGPDFSRNIEAGAPTDLQVVLDGRRSNASQIVAGYLSQIAAALAAETPAGKRTGPGIVSSVPRNWFNPNLTYQWFMVPNLIASIALLIGLIVTALSIARERELGTFDQLMVSPLRLHEILIGKLIPPMMIGLFHITVYILAAVFLFEVPLRGSLLLLYGSAIFYLGSVAGLGLFISALSMTQQQAILGAFLFMVPAMLLSGFATPIENMPGWLQPITFVNPLRYFLVIVKGVFLKDIPLSEVVNQTIPLALIAAVTLSAAAWLFRRRLE; from the coding sequence ATGGGATGGACAAGGCTTTACGCCCTCATCGTCAAGGAATTGCTCGCCGTGCTGCGCGACCCAAAGGGCCGCGCCATCCTGATCGGCCCGCCGATCGTCCAGCTTCTCGTTTTTTCCTATGCGGCGACCCTTGAGGTACGCAATGTCGACGTCATGATCCTCAACCGCGACAGCGGCCATTGGAGCCAGGAACTGATCGAGCGCATCGATGGCTCGCCGACTTTTCGGACGATCGAGATTGCCGCCGATCAGGCGGAGGTCCGGGTCGCGATCGACAATCAGACTGTCATCGCGGCGATCGAAATCGGCCCGGATTTCTCCCGCAATATCGAGGCTGGGGCGCCGACCGACCTGCAGGTGGTGCTCGACGGCCGCCGCTCCAACGCCTCGCAGATCGTTGCGGGCTACCTCTCGCAGATTGCAGCTGCGCTTGCCGCCGAGACGCCGGCCGGCAAACGCACCGGCCCCGGCATCGTCTCATCCGTGCCGCGCAACTGGTTCAACCCGAACCTCACCTATCAATGGTTCATGGTGCCGAATCTGATTGCCAGCATCGCGCTTCTGATCGGCCTGATCGTCACGGCGCTGTCGATTGCCCGCGAGCGCGAACTCGGCACCTTCGACCAGCTGATGGTGTCGCCGCTGCGCCTGCACGAGATCCTGATTGGCAAGCTGATCCCGCCGATGATGATCGGTCTCTTCCACATCACCGTCTACATCCTGGCCGCCGTCTTCCTGTTCGAGGTGCCGCTGCGCGGCTCGCTCTTGCTGCTTTACGGTAGCGCAATCTTCTATCTCGGTTCTGTTGCCGGCCTCGGTCTCTTCATCTCGGCGCTGTCGATGACGCAGCAGCAGGCGATCCTCGGCGCCTTTCTGTTCATGGTGCCGGCGATGCTGCTTTCGGGCTTTGCGACGCCGATCGAAAACATGCCGGGCTGGCTGCAGCCGATAACCTTCGTCAATCCGCTGCGCTATTTCCTGGTGATCGTCAAAGGCGTATTCCTCAAGGACATTCCCCTGAGCGAGGTGGTCAACCAGACGATTCCGTTGGCGCTGATCGCCGCCGTTACGCTGAGCGCCGCCGCCTGGCTCTTCCGCCGGCGCCTGGAATAG
- a CDS encoding DUF1236 domain-containing protein: MYKILLVSSALALSSLATNALADGAVTGAAGGAITGAIVGGPVGAAVGGIAGGVAGAAIDPPPREVVTYVEQQPAPTSRVVVEQPIVVGKPLPADVVVTPVPDNPKYAYTVINDRRVIVEPRTHRVVQVIE; encoded by the coding sequence ATGTACAAGATCCTACTTGTCTCCAGCGCCCTTGCGCTGTCGTCGCTTGCCACCAATGCGCTCGCTGATGGGGCCGTGACCGGTGCAGCCGGTGGCGCCATTACCGGCGCAATCGTCGGTGGTCCCGTGGGTGCTGCCGTTGGCGGTATTGCCGGCGGTGTTGCCGGTGCCGCGATTGACCCGCCGCCGCGCGAGGTCGTCACCTATGTCGAGCAGCAGCCGGCCCCGACCTCCCGCGTGGTCGTCGAGCAACCGATCGTTGTCGGCAAGCCACTTCCGGCTGATGTCGTCGTGACGCCGGTGCCTGACAACCCGAAATATGCCTATACCGTCATCAACGACCGCCGTGTGATCGTCGAACCCCGCACGCACCGCGTCGTGCAGGTGATTGAATAA
- a CDS encoding Lrp/AsnC family transcriptional regulator, whose amino-acid sequence MSKAKIPQNLQTRKSTLDEIDARILSALNSDARLSISELARLVGMSPPSVSDRIRRLEAAGVIRGFTVDVDTRAIGYQIRAIVRIRPLPGKLHLVERLIQERPEFIECDKITGDDPFLARLAVHSIEQMDDVLETLSEHAVTSTAVVKGTSVKKRLPPL is encoded by the coding sequence ATGTCGAAGGCAAAAATACCTCAGAACCTTCAAACTAGAAAATCGACGCTAGATGAAATAGATGCGCGTATTCTGTCCGCGCTCAATTCCGACGCCCGCTTGTCGATAAGTGAGCTTGCTCGCCTCGTGGGCATGTCCCCACCGAGCGTGTCGGACCGGATTCGCCGGCTGGAAGCTGCCGGCGTTATCCGAGGCTTCACGGTAGATGTGGATACGCGAGCTATCGGCTACCAAATACGGGCGATAGTGAGGATCAGGCCGTTGCCCGGCAAACTGCATCTAGTCGAACGGCTTATTCAGGAACGACCCGAATTTATCGAATGCGACAAGATCACTGGTGACGATCCTTTCCTTGCCCGCCTAGCTGTCCATTCGATCGAACAAATGGACGATGTTCTTGAAACGCTCTCTGAGCACGCCGTCACCAGTACGGCCGTTGTTAAAGGAACGTCCGTTAAAAAGCGGTTGCCGCCTCTTTAA
- a CDS encoding DMT family transporter produces MLPGIIAGLITCALWGLTFVAPRAVAPFTAWDLTIARYVIFGLACLILMADRRFRPAGIGPSRLLIGILLGGAGYVGYFVSVAFAVQLAGATVPPVIVGTMPVLLAVIANVRDHSAPWRFLLLPLSLIAAGVTMVNVAAIHAANVADTASILLGVLASLAALAIWVAYGLANATVMRSVDAPDGLQWTGVQGVGAAVGSLLLLPLASFDLLDIATASETLGFVVWALVMGLAGSWLATWCWVVASRRLPLALSAQLIVAETVFGLGYGFIFEGRLPSLAEAIGATLQFGGVCSAIAVFGKPRNQHDLSPNSLAKV; encoded by the coding sequence ATGTTGCCTGGGATCATAGCCGGCCTGATCACTTGCGCCCTCTGGGGGCTGACTTTCGTCGCCCCACGCGCCGTCGCGCCATTCACGGCTTGGGATTTGACCATTGCCCGCTATGTTATCTTCGGTCTGGCCTGTCTTATCCTGATGGCAGATCGACGGTTCCGACCCGCCGGCATTGGCCCCTCGCGACTCCTGATCGGGATCCTGCTTGGCGGAGCGGGGTATGTCGGATATTTCGTCAGTGTCGCCTTTGCCGTTCAGCTTGCAGGTGCAACTGTCCCGCCCGTTATAGTGGGCACTATGCCGGTGCTTCTGGCAGTCATTGCCAATGTTCGGGACCATTCCGCGCCGTGGCGGTTTCTTCTCCTGCCGCTGTCGTTGATCGCGGCAGGGGTGACGATGGTGAATGTTGCGGCGATCCACGCGGCAAACGTTGCTGATACGGCGTCGATTTTGCTCGGCGTTCTCGCCAGTTTGGCAGCGCTTGCGATCTGGGTCGCCTATGGGTTGGCGAATGCGACGGTGATGCGATCGGTCGATGCCCCGGATGGTCTGCAATGGACAGGGGTGCAAGGTGTCGGCGCGGCGGTTGGAAGCCTGCTGCTGCTTCCGTTGGCTTCGTTCGATCTGCTGGATATTGCAACGGCCTCCGAAACTTTGGGCTTTGTCGTATGGGCGCTGGTAATGGGGCTGGCCGGCTCGTGGCTTGCGACCTGGTGTTGGGTGGTTGCTTCTCGTCGCTTACCGCTGGCACTCTCCGCCCAACTCATTGTCGCGGAAACGGTCTTCGGTCTCGGCTACGGCTTCATATTCGAGGGCCGGCTCCCATCTCTCGCTGAGGCAATTGGAGCAACATTGCAGTTTGGCGGCGTTTGCTCCGCCATCGCAGTGTTCGGCAAGCCACGCAATCAACACGATTTGTCGCCAAATTCACTCGCGAAGGTCTAA
- a CDS encoding Gfo/Idh/MocA family protein, producing MRLLVLGTGVMAKNQLTHFSKIDGVTVVGAVDTDPDRLSAFADKFSIEKRFLSLEEAIAWGEFDAATNITPDRIHHPTTLALIAAGKHVLCEKPLAENYPKALEMTEAAEKAGVINMVNLTYRNVAPLQRAREMVLAGELGTIKHVEASYLQSWLVSRAWGDWRTESTWLWRLSTGHGSNGVLGDVGIHILDFAAYGAATDIDHVFARLKTFNKAPGGQIGEYMLDANDSFTMSVDFANGALGVIHASRWATGHLNELKLRIYGEKGSLEVIHRPSGSELRGCLGEDAETATWKEIEVTPVPTNYQRFAEAVASGIQPDPNFRHAANLQKVLDLAMVTERERRELKV from the coding sequence ATGCGACTACTCGTTCTTGGCACGGGGGTGATGGCGAAAAACCAGCTCACCCACTTCAGCAAAATCGATGGTGTGACCGTGGTCGGCGCCGTCGACACCGATCCCGACCGGCTTTCCGCCTTCGCCGACAAGTTCAGCATCGAAAAGCGGTTTCTTTCGCTGGAGGAGGCGATCGCTTGGGGCGAATTCGACGCGGCGACCAACATCACGCCGGATCGGATCCACCACCCGACGACGCTGGCGCTGATCGCCGCGGGCAAACATGTGCTGTGCGAGAAGCCTCTGGCGGAAAATTATCCGAAGGCGCTGGAGATGACGGAAGCGGCCGAAAAGGCCGGCGTCATCAACATGGTGAACCTGACCTATCGCAACGTCGCGCCGCTGCAGCGCGCCCGCGAGATGGTGCTTGCCGGCGAGCTCGGAACGATCAAGCACGTGGAGGCCTCCTATCTCCAGAGCTGGCTCGTTTCGCGCGCCTGGGGTGATTGGCGGACGGAATCGACCTGGCTGTGGCGACTTTCCACCGGTCACGGCTCGAACGGTGTGCTCGGCGATGTCGGCATCCACATTCTCGATTTCGCAGCCTATGGCGCCGCGACCGACATCGACCACGTCTTTGCGCGGCTGAAGACCTTCAACAAGGCGCCGGGCGGCCAGATCGGCGAATATATGCTCGATGCCAATGACAGCTTCACCATGTCGGTCGATTTTGCCAATGGCGCCCTCGGCGTCATCCACGCCAGCCGCTGGGCAACCGGCCATCTGAATGAGCTGAAGCTGCGCATCTATGGCGAAAAGGGCAGCCTCGAGGTCATCCACCGACCGTCCGGATCGGAACTGCGCGGTTGCCTCGGCGAGGATGCCGAGACGGCGACCTGGAAGGAGATTGAGGTGACACCGGTGCCGACCAACTACCAGCGTTTTGCAGAAGCGGTGGCAAGCGGCATCCAGCCCGACCCGAATTTCCGCCACGCCGCGAACCTGCAGAAGGTGCTCGACCTCGCGATGGTGACCGAGCGCGAGCGGCGCGAGCTGAAGGTTTGA